From Chryseobacterium sp. H1D6B, a single genomic window includes:
- a CDS encoding DUF1697 domain-containing protein — MKYCAFLRGVNVKGTNMKMADVCRVFEKAGMENVGSVLASGNIIFSSDKKVQDLKKILETAMSDHFSYEAFLFIRSLEEIENFWTSIPFEKNEDFHVYAFVGSDEIEHVLLKEFDNASKTAHEKGKIMNGIFYWKVPKGNTLDSSFGKILGRKSLKDQFTSRNIHTFEKVLKKMNS; from the coding sequence ATGAAATACTGTGCTTTTCTCCGCGGCGTCAATGTAAAAGGAACCAATATGAAAATGGCTGATGTCTGCCGGGTTTTTGAAAAAGCTGGAATGGAAAATGTTGGTTCGGTGCTTGCTTCCGGAAATATTATTTTTTCCTCCGACAAAAAAGTTCAGGATTTAAAGAAGATTCTGGAAACAGCGATGTCTGATCATTTTTCCTATGAAGCGTTCCTTTTCATAAGATCTTTAGAGGAAATTGAAAATTTTTGGACCAGCATCCCTTTTGAAAAAAATGAAGATTTTCATGTGTATGCTTTTGTAGGAAGTGATGAAATAGAACATGTTTTACTAAAAGAATTTGATAATGCTTCTAAAACAGCTCATGAAAAAGGAAAAATAATGAATGGTATTTTTTACTGGAAGGTGCCTAAAGGAAATACTTTAGATTCATCTTTTGGGAAGATACTTGGCAGAAAAAGTTTAAAAGATCAGTTTACAAGCAGGAATATCCATACTTTTGAAAAAGTCTTAAAAAAAATGAATTCTTAA
- a CDS encoding DUF2723 domain-containing protein, with protein sequence MKNWAFKQWNTVLGWVIFAVAFFTYLSTIEPNFSFWDCGEYISSAVKLEVTHAPGAALFQIVGAVAAIFALGKGENYSIVINAMSAMFSAFTILFLFWTITHFVRRLLNKDFEEVTKHQEISILFAGAVGALCFTFSDTFWFSAVEGEVYSMASMFMALLVWLITKWENEYNAVDNERWIILIFFTLGLSVGVHMMCMLAIPAVCLVYYTRNYKFTWKNFIWANLITLGILIIVFKIIFPLIMSLFGKLEIFFVNGLGLPFHSGTIVAFLIMVAISYFMIKYARKAKKNVYQTIALSVVFMIIGFSCWMVIPIRANANPPMNLNDPDTAIGMLDYYNREQYGDWPTIYGQNYTAFLDANGIEKNEDGSFKTQKTGEIYEKDEKTGTYRKTGDRFNYVFNKSQVSLMPRMFSEDKDVMANYISMYGAPDFSFNYSNEEVADNPQAKQIFEELRQKYEDKSITAADYLKVKPYNLINVQKPSLAQNMDYFFTFQNGYYFVRYLLWNYVGRQNDLEGNMESTKGNWISGISFIDDALWGNQEKMPAKFKNESTVKFFFLPLLLGLIGFFFQLNKDFGRFYAILSLFVITSVGIVFYTGVKPFEPRERDYAMVGSFYAFAIWIGLGAGALLWLLQSKVKSNAGNIAAGVLLLGVPFMMGFQNYNVHDRSNRYTAYDYAYSVLKSLPKEDILFVYGDNDTYPVWAIQETERFRDDVKVVNFTLASTPWNIDQIKRKTYNADAIPSQLTHEDYRDGVNDQIYMMKKQDWEGLFAMLKEQGAPETEFQSFKKYLTQDSMTLKEAMNFIKFKSPEKDEVLKMYFGEEKYEKYNILPVNKFILPVNKANALKAGIINQADLPNAVDQIMITYKGNTLYKNNLIMLDLLANFDWKRPINFSSGGIYDSENIFYLNEYLQFDGFSYRLVPIHTPESVDGDMGRIDANSLYNVVRNFRWGNFKNLNAHFDETATSNIISYRSSASRAAAALSLSGQKAKAVELLDLAAKEIPAEKYNDPRSLSSMVFGYIVAGQEQKGLQLAEVLKKGIFDEYDYYLSLSKSEQHYLRRQMRTKPMEYSLVVSAVTDAYTKIGQKDKAYSYLVKSIEPIDKKFNVFVKDLQQMGKEKARDQSDNVQNITPFYQYLFDIMQPFDSTYSKEKENQITTAIIKATQ encoded by the coding sequence ATGAAAAACTGGGCTTTTAAGCAGTGGAACACCGTTTTGGGGTGGGTAATTTTCGCTGTTGCATTTTTTACGTATTTGTCGACAATAGAACCCAACTTTAGCTTTTGGGACTGTGGCGAGTATATTTCTTCTGCTGTAAAATTGGAGGTAACACACGCCCCAGGTGCAGCTTTATTTCAAATTGTAGGTGCTGTGGCAGCTATTTTTGCATTAGGTAAAGGGGAGAATTACTCCATTGTGATCAATGCAATGTCTGCTATGTTCAGCGCATTCACTATTTTATTTTTGTTTTGGACGATTACTCATTTTGTAAGAAGACTTTTAAACAAAGATTTTGAAGAAGTAACAAAACATCAGGAGATTTCAATCCTTTTTGCAGGAGCGGTCGGAGCATTATGTTTTACATTTTCGGATACATTCTGGTTTTCAGCGGTAGAAGGAGAAGTATATTCTATGGCTTCCATGTTTATGGCACTCTTAGTCTGGCTGATCACAAAATGGGAAAATGAATACAACGCTGTTGATAATGAAAGATGGATTATTCTTATCTTCTTTACTTTAGGACTTTCTGTAGGGGTTCACATGATGTGTATGCTTGCTATTCCTGCAGTATGTTTAGTATATTACACAAGAAATTATAAATTCACTTGGAAGAACTTTATCTGGGCTAATTTAATTACGCTTGGTATATTGATTATCGTTTTCAAAATTATTTTCCCTTTAATCATGTCATTATTCGGAAAACTTGAAATATTCTTTGTTAATGGATTAGGACTTCCTTTCCACTCAGGAACGATCGTTGCATTTTTAATCATGGTTGCTATTAGTTATTTCATGATTAAATATGCTAGAAAGGCTAAAAAAAATGTCTATCAAACGATTGCGCTGTCTGTTGTTTTTATGATTATAGGGTTTTCATGCTGGATGGTCATTCCTATCAGAGCCAATGCTAATCCGCCGATGAACCTTAATGATCCTGATACTGCTATTGGTATGTTAGATTATTATAACAGAGAGCAGTATGGAGACTGGCCGACTATTTACGGACAGAATTATACAGCTTTCCTTGATGCAAATGGTATCGAGAAAAACGAAGACGGAAGTTTTAAAACACAGAAAACAGGAGAAATTTACGAAAAAGACGAAAAAACGGGAACTTACAGAAAAACGGGAGACAGATTTAATTATGTTTTCAATAAATCTCAAGTAAGTTTAATGCCGAGGATGTTTAGTGAAGATAAAGATGTAATGGCCAATTACATTTCTATGTACGGAGCACCGGATTTTTCTTTCAATTATTCAAATGAAGAAGTGGCTGATAATCCTCAGGCTAAGCAGATCTTTGAAGAGCTTAGACAAAAATATGAGGATAAATCTATTACTGCCGCAGATTATTTAAAAGTAAAACCTTACAATCTTATTAATGTTCAGAAGCCTTCACTGGCTCAGAATATGGATTATTTCTTTACTTTCCAGAATGGCTACTACTTTGTAAGATATCTTTTATGGAATTATGTAGGAAGGCAGAATGATCTTGAAGGGAACATGGAAAGCACAAAAGGAAACTGGATTTCAGGGATTTCTTTTATTGATGATGCTTTATGGGGCAATCAGGAAAAAATGCCTGCGAAGTTTAAAAATGAAAGTACTGTGAAATTCTTCTTCTTGCCTTTATTATTAGGGCTGATAGGATTCTTCTTCCAGCTGAACAAAGATTTTGGAAGATTTTACGCGATACTTTCTTTATTTGTTATTACAAGTGTCGGAATTGTATTTTATACAGGTGTAAAACCTTTTGAACCTAGAGAAAGAGACTATGCAATGGTAGGTTCATTTTATGCTTTTGCCATATGGATAGGTCTAGGCGCCGGCGCCCTTTTATGGCTGCTGCAGTCTAAAGTGAAATCTAATGCCGGCAATATTGCTGCAGGTGTTTTATTATTAGGAGTTCCTTTTATGATGGGCTTCCAGAATTATAACGTACACGACAGAAGCAACAGATATACAGCTTATGATTATGCTTATTCAGTTTTAAAATCGCTTCCGAAAGAAGATATTTTATTCGTTTATGGGGATAATGATACCTATCCGGTCTGGGCAATTCAGGAGACAGAAAGATTCCGTGATGATGTAAAAGTGGTGAATTTCACACTGGCATCAACCCCTTGGAATATCGATCAGATCAAAAGAAAAACATATAATGCAGATGCAATACCGAGCCAGCTGACTCATGAAGATTATAGAGACGGTGTGAATGACCAGATCTATATGATGAAGAAACAGGATTGGGAAGGACTTTTTGCAATGCTTAAAGAACAGGGAGCTCCAGAAACAGAATTCCAGTCATTTAAAAAATACCTTACTCAGGATTCTATGACCTTAAAAGAGGCTATGAATTTTATTAAATTCAAATCTCCTGAAAAAGATGAAGTGCTGAAAATGTATTTCGGAGAAGAGAAATATGAAAAATATAATATTCTTCCTGTAAATAAATTTATCTTACCTGTAAATAAAGCGAATGCATTAAAAGCAGGAATTATCAATCAGGCTGATCTGCCGAATGCGGTAGACCAGATCATGATCACTTATAAAGGAAATACCCTTTATAAAAACAACCTGATCATGCTTGACCTATTGGCAAACTTCGACTGGAAGAGACCTATCAACTTCTCTTCGGGAGGAATCTATGACAGTGAAAATATTTTCTATCTGAATGAATATCTTCAGTTTGACGGGTTCAGCTACAGATTAGTTCCCATTCACACACCGGAAAGTGTTGATGGCGATATGGGAAGAATCGATGCTAATTCTTTATATAATGTAGTGAGAAACTTCAGATGGGGTAATTTTAAAAACTTAAATGCCCACTTTGACGAAACAGCTACTTCTAATATCATCAGCTATAGAAGTTCTGCAAGCAGAGCCGCCGCCGCACTTTCTTTAAGCGGACAAAAAGCTAAAGCAGTAGAATTATTAGATCTTGCGGCAAAAGAAATTCCTGCTGAAAAATACAACGATCCCCGTTCTTTAAGTTCAATGGTTTTTGGTTATATCGTTGCAGGACAGGAGCAGAAAGGATTACAGCTGGCAGAAGTTCTTAAAAAAGGAATTTTTGACGAGTATGATTATTATTTAAGCCTAAGCAAATCTGAACAGCATTATTTAAGAAGACAGATGAGAACAAAACCAATGGAATATTCTCTCGTTGTCTCTGCAGTTACAGATGCTTATACTAAAATAGGACAGAAAGATAAGGCATACAGCTATCTTGTAAAATCAATAGAACCGATCGATAAAAAGTTCAATGTCTTTGTAAAAGACCTTCAGCAGATGGGGAAAGAAAAAGCAAGAGACCAGTCTGATAATGTTCAAAATATCACACCGTTCTACCAGTATTTATTTGATATTATGCAGCCATTTGATTCAACTTATTCTAAAGAAAAAGAAAATCAGATAACAACAGCAATCATTAAAGCAACACAATAG
- a CDS encoding cysteine synthase family protein, with product MSNVYDNILGLIGNTPMVKLNTVTKDIPATVYAKLESYNPGHSTKDRIALHIIENAEKRGLLKEGSVVVETTSGNTGFSLAMVCIIKGYKCILAVSDKTKPEKIAYLKALGAVVYVCPANVPANDPRSYYEVAKRVAAETPNSVYINQYFNELNIDAHYQTTGPEIWEQTEGKITHLFACTGTGGTLSGSAKFLKEKNPAIKIIGADADGSILKSYHETGEIHKEDIHPYQIEGMGKNLIPAALLFDKVDEFVRVNDEMSAYRTREIALKEAIMGGYTTGAVTQALIQYAQSHEFKKDDVVVLIYPDHGSRYITKVYSDKWMAEQGFVNNCVHNYDEVFKTEFIK from the coding sequence ATGAGTAATGTTTACGATAATATCCTTGGCCTAATAGGGAACACACCTATGGTGAAGCTAAATACTGTAACGAAAGATATTCCTGCAACCGTTTATGCCAAGTTAGAATCATATAATCCTGGACATTCCACTAAAGATAGAATCGCACTTCATATTATAGAAAACGCTGAAAAAAGAGGTTTATTAAAGGAAGGTTCTGTAGTTGTAGAAACAACTTCTGGGAATACTGGGTTCTCTCTTGCAATGGTTTGCATTATTAAAGGATACAAATGTATTCTTGCAGTAAGTGACAAAACAAAGCCAGAAAAAATTGCCTATCTAAAGGCACTTGGTGCTGTTGTCTATGTATGCCCGGCGAATGTACCTGCGAATGATCCAAGATCATATTATGAGGTGGCAAAAAGAGTTGCTGCTGAAACACCTAATTCGGTTTATATCAATCAATATTTTAATGAATTGAATATTGATGCACACTATCAAACGACAGGTCCTGAAATTTGGGAACAGACAGAAGGGAAAATCACCCATCTTTTTGCATGTACAGGAACTGGTGGAACATTATCCGGATCAGCAAAATTTTTAAAAGAAAAAAATCCAGCTATAAAGATCATTGGTGCCGATGCAGACGGGTCTATTCTGAAAAGCTATCACGAAACCGGTGAGATCCATAAAGAAGATATTCATCCTTACCAGATCGAAGGCATGGGGAAAAATTTAATTCCTGCAGCTCTTCTTTTTGATAAAGTAGACGAGTTTGTAAGAGTAAATGACGAAATGTCGGCTTACAGAACCCGTGAGATCGCTTTGAAAGAAGCAATTATGGGCGGATATACTACCGGAGCAGTGACACAAGCTTTAATTCAGTATGCACAGTCTCACGAATTTAAAAAAGATGATGTCGTTGTTTTAATTTATCCAGACCATGGTTCCCGATATATTACTAAAGTATACAGTGACAAATGGATGGCCGAGCAGGGCTTCGTTAACAATTGTGTTCACAATTACGATGAAGTTTTCAAGACAGAATTCATCAAATAA
- a CDS encoding pyridoxal phosphate-dependent aminotransferase family protein: MLDIFERIKQNPGPLGQFADYAEGYFVFPKLEGPIGPRMKFQGKDVIFWSANDYLGLCNHPEVLEADAKAAAEFGMFYPMGARAMSGETQQHQQLEKELAEFTQKEAAYLLNFGYQGMVSAIDALVTRHDVIVYDADSHACIVDGVRLHMGKSFTYKHNDIASLEKNLARATKVAEENGGGILVITEGVFGMRGMQGKLKEICELKSKFNFRLLVDDAHGFGTLGETGAGAGEEQGCQDQIDVYFSTFAKSMAGFGAFLSGDETIIRFLKYNLRSQIFAKSLTMPMVIGGLKRLELLRTRPEIKAKLWENVYKLQNGLKERGYNLGNTNTCVTPVFIEGTTIEATLLAKDLRENYGVFTSVVVYPVIPKGMILLRLIPTASHTDSEINETLAAFDGIREKLTSGYYREMEKQMNIEYKQM, from the coding sequence ATGTTAGATATTTTTGAAAGAATAAAACAAAATCCAGGTCCTCTTGGACAGTTTGCAGATTATGCTGAAGGATATTTTGTTTTTCCAAAACTGGAAGGGCCGATTGGTCCAAGAATGAAATTTCAGGGTAAAGATGTAATTTTCTGGAGTGCAAACGATTATTTAGGATTGTGCAACCACCCGGAAGTTTTAGAAGCTGATGCAAAAGCGGCAGCAGAGTTCGGGATGTTTTATCCAATGGGTGCTAGAGCAATGTCAGGGGAAACCCAGCAGCACCAGCAGTTAGAAAAAGAATTAGCAGAATTTACTCAAAAAGAAGCTGCTTATCTATTAAACTTCGGATATCAAGGAATGGTTTCAGCCATTGATGCATTGGTTACAAGACATGATGTAATTGTATATGATGCTGACTCTCATGCTTGTATCGTGGATGGAGTTCGTCTGCACATGGGGAAAAGCTTCACATATAAACACAATGATATTGCCAGTTTAGAAAAAAACTTAGCCCGTGCAACTAAAGTAGCAGAAGAAAATGGAGGCGGAATTTTGGTGATTACTGAAGGAGTTTTTGGAATGAGAGGAATGCAGGGGAAACTAAAAGAAATCTGCGAGCTAAAATCAAAATTCAATTTTAGACTTTTGGTAGATGACGCACATGGTTTCGGAACTTTAGGTGAAACTGGAGCCGGAGCAGGTGAAGAGCAGGGATGCCAGGATCAGATCGATGTTTATTTCTCCACTTTTGCTAAATCTATGGCAGGATTCGGAGCATTTCTTTCTGGAGATGAAACAATCATCCGATTTTTAAAATACAACCTTCGTTCTCAAATTTTTGCTAAATCTTTAACAATGCCAATGGTAATCGGAGGGTTGAAAAGATTAGAGCTTTTAAGAACACGTCCCGAAATTAAAGCTAAATTGTGGGAAAATGTATATAAACTTCAAAACGGACTGAAAGAAAGAGGATACAATCTTGGAAATACCAATACTTGCGTTACCCCTGTTTTCATTGAAGGAACTACGATTGAAGCTACCCTCTTAGCAAAAGATTTAAGAGAAAACTACGGAGTTTTCACATCTGTTGTAGTATATCCCGTGATTCCAAAAGGAATGATCTTATTAAGATTAATCCCGACTGCTTCACATACAGATTCAGAAATTAATGAAACGCTGGCTGCATTTGATGGTATCCGTGAAAAATTAACTTCCGGATATTACAGAGAAATGGAAAAACAAATGAATATCGAGTACAAACAAATGTAA
- a CDS encoding DMT family transporter, protein MNLKGYALGIISAVSYGLIPIFILPIKKAGFSLDITLFYRFLFSALMVGGYLLYSKESFVINKKEVLILGCLGICYAFSSEFLFLGYDFLTPGIASTILFIYPVIVALIMFFVYKEKLTKLSILSLLFAFAGVIVLCLKESGFEINFKGLGIVMLSSLFYALYMVIVNKSNMKISGFKLSFYSMLFTSAFFMVKGLLGNNSFLIPSINIFFNFVIFALLTTVISGLCLVYAIKYIGTTPAAILGALEPVVAVIISVMLFHEKFTNNLLIGILLILLGVIINVLSDSKKLKEN, encoded by the coding sequence ATGAATCTGAAAGGTTATGCCTTAGGTATCATATCCGCTGTTTCGTACGGTTTGATTCCTATTTTTATTTTACCTATTAAAAAAGCCGGTTTTTCATTAGATATAACCCTATTTTATAGATTCTTATTCTCAGCGTTAATGGTTGGAGGCTATCTACTCTATTCTAAAGAAAGTTTTGTTATCAATAAAAAAGAAGTTTTGATACTGGGTTGTCTGGGAATCTGTTATGCCTTTTCTTCTGAGTTTTTATTTTTAGGATATGATTTTCTTACCCCGGGAATTGCATCTACGATATTATTTATTTATCCGGTCATTGTAGCTTTAATTATGTTTTTTGTATATAAAGAAAAGCTTACAAAATTATCTATCCTTTCCTTACTTTTTGCTTTTGCAGGGGTCATTGTACTCTGTTTAAAAGAAAGCGGTTTTGAAATCAATTTTAAAGGATTGGGAATCGTAATGCTTAGCTCTCTTTTTTATGCACTGTATATGGTGATTGTCAATAAATCAAATATGAAAATTTCCGGTTTTAAACTTTCATTTTACTCTATGCTTTTTACTTCTGCATTTTTTATGGTAAAAGGATTATTGGGAAATAATTCCTTTCTAATTCCATCTATCAATATTTTTTTCAATTTTGTTATTTTTGCATTGCTTACTACTGTTATTTCAGGTTTATGTTTAGTCTATGCGATCAAATATATTGGTACTACTCCTGCTGCAATTTTAGGTGCCTTGGAACCTGTAGTTGCAGTAATAATAAGCGTAATGCTTTTTCATGAAAAATTCACAAATAATTTGTTAATAGGAATTTTACTTATACTTTTGGGTGTAATTATTAACGTCCTGTCAGATAGTAAAAAATTGAAAGAAAATTAA
- a CDS encoding radical SAM protein, translating to MKDLLLITPPFTQLNTPYPATAYIKGFLNTKNISSYQIDLGIEVILKLFSKDGLQKVFDQDIDLPAISENSQRIFALREEYLKTIDQVILFLQGRNPTLARQICSMNFLPEASRFNQLDDMEFAFGNMGLQDKAKHLSTLYLEDLSDYIVENVDYDFGFSRYAERLGKSANSFDNLYNKLTGGHTFIDEITLKILQEKIENVNPKLICFSVPFPGNLYSSFRCAQFIKKNYPHIKLAMGGGFPNTELREVKDFRVFEFFDFITLDDGELPLELLFESINHKDETSEKEYKRTFLIENQKVVYKNNSKRHDYKQAEVGTPDYTDLQLEKYVSVIEIANPMHSLWSDGRWNKLTMAHGCYWGKCTFCDISLDYIKIYEPISAKILVDRMEELIQTTGETGFHFVDEAAPPALMREVALEILRRNLVVTWWTNIRFEKSFSKDLCFLLKTSGCVAVSGGLEVASDRLLKLIDKGVSVEQVAQVTRNFTEAGIMVHAYLMYGYPTQTIQETVDSLEMIRQMFEMGILQSGFWHQFAMTAHSPVGINPEEFGVTPLVQDISFANNDIEFTDKTGIDHNKFSFGLKKSLFNFMHGINFEIPLQDWFDFKIPKTTIHPDYIHDCLLEDDNFTFKGNSKIIFLDKNVIAENYIKTKKQNSWQYTQLTFHLRTNIVKIDLEQEKAEWLMKTLSENSKENAKKITLQQLKIQFEKSFEDFELFWFSKPIQQLKENGVILSL from the coding sequence TTGAAAGATCTGCTTCTTATCACTCCGCCTTTTACCCAGCTTAATACTCCTTATCCTGCGACAGCTTATATTAAAGGTTTTTTGAATACCAAAAATATTTCCAGCTATCAGATTGATTTGGGGATCGAAGTTATTTTGAAATTATTTTCAAAAGACGGACTTCAGAAAGTTTTTGATCAGGATATTGATCTTCCCGCTATTTCAGAAAACTCTCAAAGAATTTTTGCTTTAAGAGAGGAATATTTAAAAACTATTGATCAGGTCATTCTTTTTCTACAGGGCAGAAACCCTACACTGGCCAGACAGATCTGCAGTATGAATTTTCTGCCGGAAGCATCCCGTTTCAATCAATTAGATGATATGGAATTTGCTTTTGGAAATATGGGGCTTCAGGATAAAGCAAAACATCTTTCCACTTTATATTTAGAAGATTTATCTGATTATATTGTCGAAAATGTTGATTATGATTTTGGTTTCAGCAGATATGCAGAACGTTTAGGGAAAAGCGCCAATTCATTTGACAACCTGTATAATAAACTTACAGGCGGCCATACATTTATTGATGAAATAACCTTAAAAATACTTCAGGAAAAAATAGAAAATGTCAATCCAAAATTGATTTGTTTTTCTGTGCCTTTTCCAGGAAATTTATATTCTTCTTTCAGGTGTGCCCAATTCATTAAAAAGAATTATCCCCATATAAAACTTGCTATGGGAGGCGGTTTTCCAAACACCGAATTAAGAGAAGTTAAAGATTTCAGGGTTTTTGAATTTTTTGATTTTATTACATTAGATGACGGAGAATTACCCCTTGAACTGCTTTTTGAAAGTATAAACCATAAAGATGAAACTTCTGAAAAGGAATATAAAAGAACTTTTTTAATTGAAAACCAAAAAGTTGTATATAAAAACAATTCAAAAAGACACGACTACAAACAAGCTGAAGTCGGAACACCAGATTATACCGATCTGCAGCTAGAAAAATATGTTTCCGTCATTGAAATTGCCAACCCTATGCACAGCTTATGGAGCGACGGCAGATGGAACAAACTCACGATGGCACACGGATGCTACTGGGGAAAATGTACTTTTTGTGATATTTCTCTGGATTATATTAAAATCTATGAGCCCATTTCTGCCAAGATTTTGGTTGACAGAATGGAAGAGCTTATTCAAACCACGGGCGAAACAGGTTTCCATTTTGTGGACGAAGCCGCACCGCCTGCTTTGATGCGGGAAGTTGCTTTAGAAATTCTCCGCAGAAATCTAGTGGTCACCTGGTGGACCAATATCCGTTTTGAAAAAAGTTTTAGTAAGGATTTGTGTTTCTTATTGAAAACATCAGGCTGTGTCGCTGTTTCAGGCGGCTTAGAAGTAGCCAGCGACCGGTTGTTAAAGTTGATTGATAAAGGAGTTTCTGTGGAGCAGGTAGCTCAAGTAACCAGAAATTTTACTGAAGCAGGAATTATGGTTCATGCATATTTAATGTACGGCTATCCTACCCAGACTATTCAAGAGACTGTAGATTCTTTGGAAATGATACGCCAGATGTTTGAAATGGGTATTCTGCAGAGCGGTTTCTGGCATCAATTTGCGATGACAGCCCATTCCCCTGTAGGAATTAATCCTGAAGAATTTGGGGTAACTCCTCTTGTCCAGGATATTTCTTTTGCCAACAATGATATTGAGTTTACAGACAAAACCGGAATTGACCACAACAAATTTAGTTTCGGTCTGAAAAAATCACTTTTCAATTTTATGCATGGAATCAATTTTGAAATTCCACTGCAGGACTGGTTTGATTTTAAAATTCCAAAAACGACTATTCATCCAGACTATATTCATGACTGTCTTTTAGAAGATGATAATTTTACTTTTAAAGGAAATTCAAAAATTATCTTTTTAGATAAAAACGTAATTGCTGAGAATTACATCAAAACAAAAAAGCAAAACTCCTGGCAATATACCCAGCTTACGTTCCATCTTAGAACCAATATTGTAAAGATAGATCTGGAGCAGGAAAAAGCGGAATGGCTGATGAAAACCTTATCAGAAAATTCTAAAGAAAATGCAAAGAAGATCACCCTGCAGCAGCTTAAAATTCAATTTGAGAAAAGCTTTGAGGATTTTGAATTATTTTGGTTTTCAAAACCGATACAGCAGCTTAAAGAAAATGGTGTTATTTTAAGTTTATAA
- a CDS encoding F0F1 ATP synthase subunit epsilon, with the protein MNIKILTPEYVVFEGEVNSVLLPGKNGEFHIMKNHAGIVSSLVGGKVKLFVNSIDEAYAKNLTKENEKDVVFSYPIKSGVVEFNHNKGIILCE; encoded by the coding sequence ATGAATATAAAAATTTTAACACCAGAATACGTAGTTTTTGAAGGAGAAGTAAACTCTGTACTGCTTCCGGGGAAAAATGGTGAATTCCACATCATGAAGAACCACGCAGGAATCGTTTCTTCATTAGTAGGCGGTAAAGTAAAGCTGTTTGTCAACTCTATTGATGAAGCTTACGCTAAAAACCTTACCAAAGAAAATGAAAAAGACGTTGTTTTTTCTTATCCTATCAAAAGCGGTGTTGTAGAATTTAATCATAATAAAGGAATTATCCTTTGCGAATAA